The Vitis vinifera cultivar Pinot Noir 40024 chromosome 7, ASM3070453v1 genomic interval ATTCTGtgtaaaagaaggaaaatacaaATGTGGAATttagattttcaatttcatttgattgAACAAATTAAAAGCCTCGATCATGCAGAGCCGATTAACCCAATTGACTTTTGATCTTTCCATTTTCTTGAAACCTCGACAACCAAAAACATGTTATTCAAAATTTAGAACATGTTTTGAGATTGTTCTTGGAAACAGTTTTCTGTTCCTTAGAACAAAGAACAGTTTTCTaactaaaaaaacatgtttgaaattttttttacttaagtgttttgagaaaccattgagaatattttttgtacttgaattctcaaatagaattttatttaagaaaacaactgagaacagtttttttttaaaattcaaacagacccatattttcttctatttcctcTGATTTCTGATAAGATTAGATCTGTTGTTTCCAAAACAAAGCCATAAAattaataacaacaacaataataataataataaaaaagtctTTAGTGTTCATATAAGAAACTTTTGCATTCGACGCTAATTAGCTGCCAAAAAAATTCGAGATATGATGTTGGTTTCAAAGCAAAAAGTCGGCGTAGGTGTAGGCATCATAGTAgggaacaaaaaaattaaaattttgaatctatgaattttcattattttcagaCCAAAAGACAATCACTTAGCTGTGCCTAGCAATAGTATTTGCCACATTTTCCTACTTTTACTCCAGTTTCTGAGCAACCAAacatagtaaaacaaaaaaccaaaaaagaaaacatacaaAAGCTAGACGGTCAAAGCCTTTATAAGGACCAAGAATCATtgaaaccaaaattgaaaaacccATTAGGCACTTCACATGGTTAAAAGctcaagaaaaaagaacaaacagGCAACAAAGCGGTTTCTGAGGTTCtatttggtttctgagaaaaagcagtaaaaggaaaaaaaaagaaaaagaaaaaaagaaatccaAATTCTAAATCTTGAAAGTTTCTTCAAGCAGAAGTTTCCACTCAAACTAGTACTAAAAGAGTAAGTTGTCATTAGGATCTAAACATTTTCTTCCCATGTTTTCCCCCTCCAATTTCTGGGCAACCAAATAGACAAAAAacagagacaaaaaaaaaaccttaccCATACATAAAAACTTCAACATTCTCACGGATCTTACTATTGCAGTAGTAACACTTCTCAAGAAACGCCCCAATCGGCTTCTCAGAACTCACATCAACCCTCCCCCTGTCCATCTCCGGAGACGCCACCGTCAGAATCGTCGGCCGAGCCTGCTGGTCCCCCGCCACATCCGAAGGCTTCAAAATCTTAGCCGAATTGCTCGGCGTAGCGCTGCGCTTGTCCCACCGGTGCTCCGGCGTAGGAACCTGGCTGAGGAAACCAGCGTCTCCAAAGCTCGAAGAGCGACCGACCCGCGAACGCTTGACCGGCATTTGTTAAATTCTAGGGTTTAGATTTGTGGAATAGTACagagcagagagagagagagagagagagtgagtatgagaaagaagaaaagggcGGGTTAAGGTGCATGGGAGGTATATATAGGGTACTGTGGTCCCCAGATCAACTCCTCCactaaaaaacaaagaagatgCCCCAATTTTTTTAAGCCGGTTTTGGTGTTATCCTTCAGTCGCGAAAGCTCCACTTACCCCACTGTTTGGAATTTTCCCCGGAATCCTTCTTCCCATGGCGGAAAATCCGTGACCTCTCTCagtcaaatttgattttgacTGAAACTCTTTGCCTTTCCATACTGTGCTTGGATCCGATGTCCCTAtgcttgtttattttttttaaaccaatatAGTATATTTTACCCTGATTCTTAGCCACGTAAGCATCCACGTGAATtatatcaattattaaaaaattagatcGCTCGAATCACGCAAGTGATTAcgaaatttttaattattaccgATATCAAATACGTGTATGATGACGTGGCTCTCCTAATTAGCTCCTGCATCCCTTGTAAATATAAGAAACCTTAGAGGGTAATGTAGTAAattacatgtatatatatagaaatgatGACGCATGCCTCTTCCAAATTCAGATGTATCCATCCTTCACTGCACTTTTTGACTTTTTCCAACTGCATGCATCCCTCGTGCCGTTGAGAAATATCGACCACaaaaccaataaataaataaaatatgccATTCTCTCCCAGCACCAAAATAAGATTACGTGTcatacctattttaaaaaaaattagaatttattttggtaattattttaaaatataatttttaaaaacaatttaaaaaaattattctctaatttttataaaattgtttaaaaataaaaaatgttttaaatttctttttaatatttttaaatatgttttaaaaataaaaatttatatttaatattttatttttaatcatataattatttgttaaaatagttattagaaaataagtgaaaataatataaaataactaaaagatatttttaaaaaatatcttgtattttatttttaataatataaaataaaaaatattttttagttgtcaaaagtgttttttatgttttttgttctaaaaaataaaaaatattctaaaaaacaattccaaatacttaattttttttttcatattcttaaaagtataaaatataatatttttagaaaacacttttatagttatttttacttatttgaaaattatttttaaaataattatataattatgaagaataattacaaataaaatatcattttaaaaattaaaaatatgaaaaaaaaaaagattaaaaatatttcaaattccaaaaaggaattttgttttacaaaacatttaataataatttttagaattattttcaaacacaccttccaaacaaaatgaaaattttttgggaaaatttaTATGTTAGGTTAAAAATAACTCTTTACTTTAAATTCTTTCTCCATGTAAAttagatgtttttttatttattatttatcatttttttaattttcttcatttattcttaattttttaattattaccgATATCAAATATGTGTATGATGACGTGGCTCTCCTAATTCGCTCTTGCATCCcttgtaaatattaaaaaccttagagGGTAATGTAGTAAattacatgtatatatatagaaatgatGACGCATGCCTCTTCCAAGTTCAGATGTATGCATCCTCCACTGCACTTTTTGACTTTTTCCAACTGCATGCTTCCCTCGTGCCGTTGAGAGATATCGACCACaaaaccaataaataaataaaatatgccATTCTCTCCCAGCACCAAAATAAGATTACGCGTCatacctatttttaaaaaaattaggatttattttataactattttaaaatataaattttaaaaataatttttaaaaattattctctaatttttataaaattgtttaaaaattcaaaatgtttcaaatctcttttaaatattttaaaatatgttttaaaaataaattttatatttaatgttttatttttaattatataattatttgttaaaataattcttaaaaaataagtgaaaacaaaatattttgaaaaaaaatcttacattttatttttaataatataaaataaaaaataatttttaattatcaaaagtgttttttatattttttgttctaaaaaataaaaaatgttctaaaaaatagttccaaatacttaattttttttttttcatattcttaaaagtataaaatataatatttttagaaaacacttttatagttatttttacttatttgaaatttatttttaaaataattatataattatgaagaataattaaaaataaaatatcattttaaaaatatggaaaaaaaataaaaatatttcaaattccaaaaaggaattttgttttacaaaatatttaataacaatttttagaattattttttaacacactttccaaacaaaatgaaaaacttttggaaaaaaatcTCTATTAGGTTAAAAATAACTCTTTACTTTAAATTCTTTCTCCATGTAAAttagatgtttttttatttattatttatcattttttttttatcttcttcatttattcttaatttttttcaatcatcTATTTGAATTCATGATTCTTGGCTTGGTGCCAATTATTGAATCATATTTTGATTAtctcatttaaaaatc includes:
- the LOC100853829 gene encoding uncharacterized protein LOC100853829 isoform X2 codes for the protein MPVKRSRVGRSSSFGDAGFLSQVPTPEHRWDKRSATPSNSAKILKPSDVAGDQQARPTILTVASPEMDRGRVDVSSEKPIGAFLEKCYYCNSKIRENVEVFMYGYLHAFCTSDCRDRQIIFDKELEKASAKPIEAMNEHRRVSRMKNQFGFQLEKKAAP